The following proteins come from a genomic window of Novosphingobium aromaticivorans DSM 12444:
- a CDS encoding PEP-CTERM sorting domain-containing protein, with protein sequence MKIRSLAIAATAALGAAAATPAHATWWLTHTHYCNCGHSGGSSQCGSTSSGGSTSSTTSGGTTTSGGTTTTSGGTTTSGGTTTTSGGTTTTSGGTTSGGTTSSSGGTDVPEPGMLGMMALGLLGVGLARSRKVKPRA encoded by the coding sequence ATGAAAATCCGTTCACTCGCCATCGCCGCAACTGCAGCGCTCGGCGCCGCCGCGGCAACGCCGGCCCATGCCACATGGTGGCTCACCCACACGCACTACTGCAACTGCGGCCACAGCGGCGGCTCCAGCCAATGCGGCTCGACCTCCTCCGGCGGCAGCACGTCCAGCACGACCTCGGGCGGCACCACCACCTCGGGCGGCACGACGACCACCTCTGGCGGCACCACCACGTCCGGCGGAACCACGACCACTTCAGGCGGCACGACGACGACTTCGGGTGGCACCACGTCGGGCGGTACGACGAGTTCCTCGGGCGGCACCGACGTTCCCGAACCGGGAATGCTGGGCATGATGGCGCTGGGCCTGCTCGGTGTCGGCCTTGCCCGTTCGCGCAAGGTCAAGCCGCGCGCCTGA
- a CDS encoding 50S ribosomal protein L25/general stress protein Ctc — protein sequence MSETLHLSAETRDRAGKGASRALRREGRTPAVIYGGNEEPVAIHLEEKALVKALGTGHFFNSVVELTVGGQTVRTLPKDVAFHPVTDRPEHADFLRVSKDSVVHVNVPVIFANEEKSPGLKKGGVLNIVRHELELVCAPDAIPDDIVIDVAGYEVGDSIHISAVKLPAGVKSAITDRDFTIATIVAPSSLKSEEGDTTKTDAEG from the coding sequence ATGAGCGAGACGCTGCATCTGTCGGCCGAGACGCGCGATCGGGCAGGCAAGGGAGCCTCCCGTGCACTGCGTCGCGAAGGCCGCACCCCCGCCGTGATCTATGGCGGCAATGAAGAACCGGTTGCGATCCACCTGGAAGAAAAGGCGCTGGTCAAGGCGCTGGGCACCGGCCACTTCTTCAACTCGGTCGTCGAACTCACCGTGGGCGGCCAGACCGTCCGTACCCTTCCGAAGGACGTCGCCTTTCACCCGGTGACCGACCGTCCGGAGCACGCAGACTTCCTGCGCGTCTCGAAGGACTCGGTCGTCCACGTGAACGTCCCCGTCATCTTCGCGAACGAAGAAAAGTCGCCCGGCCTGAAGAAGGGCGGCGTGCTCAACATCGTTCGTCACGAACTCGAACTGGTCTGTGCGCCTGACGCGATCCCCGACGACATCGTCATCGACGTCGCCGGCTACGAAGTGGGCGATTCGATCCACATCAGCGCCGTCAAGCTGCCGGCTGGCGTGAAGTCCGCGATCACCGACCGCGATTTCACCATCGCGACGATCGTGGCCCCCTCCTCGCTGAAGAGCGAAGAAGGCGACACCACCAAGACCGACGCCGAGGGCTGA
- the pth gene encoding aminoacyl-tRNA hydrolase → MQLWVGLGNPGPQYALHRHNVGFMALDTIAEVHNFGPVQKKFQGWLQEGRIGTEKVLLLKPATFMNESGRSVGEAMRFYKLGMDALVVFHDELDLAPFKVKVKQGGGTAGHNGLRSIDKHLGPDFLRVRLGIGHPGHKDRVTGHVLGNFAKSEQDDLVDMLGAIASEAALLAKGDNVLFMNNIALRQQTAG, encoded by the coding sequence ATGCAGCTCTGGGTCGGCCTCGGAAATCCCGGACCGCAATATGCGCTCCACCGGCACAATGTCGGCTTCATGGCGCTCGACACTATTGCGGAGGTGCACAATTTCGGCCCGGTCCAGAAGAAGTTCCAGGGCTGGTTGCAGGAGGGCCGCATCGGCACCGAAAAGGTCCTGCTGCTCAAGCCCGCGACGTTCATGAACGAAAGCGGTCGTTCCGTCGGCGAGGCGATGCGCTTCTACAAGCTTGGGATGGATGCTCTGGTCGTGTTCCACGACGAGCTGGACCTCGCCCCGTTCAAGGTGAAGGTGAAGCAGGGCGGCGGTACGGCGGGCCACAACGGATTGCGTTCCATCGACAAGCACCTCGGGCCGGACTTCCTGCGGGTGCGGCTCGGCATCGGCCATCCCGGGCACAAGGACCGGGTGACGGGCCACGTCCTGGGCAACTTCGCCAAGTCCGAACAGGACGATCTCGTCGACATGCTCGGCGCAATTGCATCCGAAGCGGCCCTTTTAGCCAAGGGTGATAATGTACTTTTCATGAATAACATTGCACTTCGTCAACAAACGGCGGGGTGA
- a CDS encoding TraB/GumN family protein, which produces MKQFRRLLWAIVPALLLGMAFAWMERRDTPAQDGRVALWQITDRAGTVRGYLFGTVHALPPQVRWLRPEITDALGRSDRLVLEIAEPLDQEIAGEALADLAGTEGLPPPSQRLGPAYRDKLARVYRKLGLSDADFADTESWAVALQLAAIAGQKAGADPESGAEPALRKLAGDKPVAGFETIHSQFGVFDALPPRQQQILLQEVTVEAASDKDEEADMVSLWLKGDDLGIAREANEGFLADAGLHQALLTDRNRAWADQLDAMLKAGARPFVAVGAAHLAGSDSLQRLMMARGWQIRRVP; this is translated from the coding sequence GTGAAGCAGTTTCGCCGCCTTCTATGGGCCATCGTGCCGGCCCTGCTGCTGGGCATGGCCTTTGCGTGGATGGAGCGCAGGGACACGCCGGCGCAGGACGGGCGCGTCGCGCTCTGGCAGATCACCGACAGGGCCGGCACCGTGCGTGGCTATCTGTTCGGCACCGTCCATGCCCTGCCGCCGCAGGTCCGCTGGCTCCGTCCGGAGATCACCGACGCGCTCGGTCGGTCCGACCGGCTAGTCCTCGAAATCGCTGAACCTCTGGACCAGGAGATCGCCGGCGAGGCGCTGGCGGACCTTGCCGGCACCGAAGGCCTGCCCCCGCCCTCGCAGCGCCTTGGCCCTGCGTACCGGGACAAGCTGGCACGGGTCTACCGCAAGCTCGGCCTGTCCGACGCGGACTTTGCCGATACCGAAAGCTGGGCCGTCGCGCTCCAGCTTGCCGCCATCGCCGGGCAGAAGGCCGGGGCCGATCCTGAAAGCGGCGCGGAACCGGCGCTGCGCAAGCTGGCCGGGGACAAGCCCGTCGCCGGGTTCGAGACGATCCACAGCCAGTTCGGCGTGTTCGACGCACTGCCCCCGCGCCAGCAACAGATCCTCCTCCAGGAAGTGACTGTCGAGGCAGCGAGCGACAAGGACGAGGAGGCCGACATGGTCTCGCTCTGGCTCAAGGGCGACGACCTGGGCATCGCGCGCGAAGCCAACGAGGGCTTCCTGGCGGACGCGGGCCTTCACCAGGCGCTGCTGACGGACCGCAACCGTGCATGGGCGGACCAGCTCGATGCCATGCTCAAGGCAGGCGCCCGGCCCTTCGTCGCGGTGGGCGCGGCACACCTGGCGGGGTCCGACAGCCTGCAACGCCTGATGATGGCGCGCGGGTGGCAGATCCGGCGGGTGCCCTGA
- a CDS encoding TraB/GumN family protein — translation MKQSIRNLLAAFALAAIPLAAPAWAETPAATTAVAERHLKPALWKVADADTTIYLFGTIHALPKGLVWLDGPVASALAESGELVTEIPDAPAAQQQQTVRAIGLLQGETLRSLMSDADRAAYEALLARLRIPAEAFDPLEPWLAGITLGVMPYAMAGYGADDGVEAVLRKAALAKGKKQGALETVEFQLGLFDKLPREAQLKFLGEAVRDFDKGTAIIGTMTEDWGKGDSDALARLLNDEMDDPDLAEALLYKRNRNWAAWIRKRLDQPGAVFVAVGAGHLAGAGSVQDVLKAQGIATSRVQ, via the coding sequence ATGAAGCAAAGCATCCGCAACCTCCTCGCAGCATTCGCCCTGGCCGCAATCCCGCTGGCAGCTCCGGCCTGGGCCGAAACTCCGGCCGCAACCACCGCCGTCGCCGAAAGGCACCTGAAGCCCGCGCTCTGGAAAGTGGCCGATGCCGATACGACGATCTACCTGTTCGGCACGATCCACGCCTTGCCCAAGGGGCTGGTGTGGCTCGACGGGCCGGTTGCCTCGGCCCTTGCTGAATCGGGCGAACTGGTGACCGAGATTCCCGATGCGCCAGCAGCCCAGCAACAGCAGACGGTCCGTGCCATCGGCCTGCTCCAGGGAGAGACCTTGCGCTCGCTGATGAGCGACGCCGACCGCGCGGCCTATGAAGCGCTCCTGGCAAGGCTGCGGATTCCGGCCGAGGCGTTCGATCCGCTGGAGCCGTGGCTGGCGGGAATCACGCTGGGCGTCATGCCCTATGCCATGGCCGGCTACGGGGCGGACGATGGCGTGGAGGCCGTGCTGCGCAAGGCCGCGCTGGCGAAGGGCAAGAAGCAGGGCGCGCTTGAAACCGTGGAATTCCAGCTCGGCCTGTTCGACAAGCTGCCGCGCGAGGCGCAGCTCAAGTTCCTGGGCGAAGCCGTGCGCGATTTCGACAAGGGCACGGCAATCATCGGCACGATGACCGAAGACTGGGGCAAGGGTGATTCCGATGCTCTGGCCCGGCTACTCAACGACGAGATGGACGATCCCGACCTCGCCGAAGCGCTGCTTTACAAGCGCAACCGCAACTGGGCGGCGTGGATACGCAAGCGGCTGGACCAGCCGGGCGCGGTCTTCGTCGCCGTCGGCGCTGGCCATCTTGCAGGCGCGGGCAGCGTTCAGGACGTGCTGAAGGCACAAGGCATCGCCACCTCGCGGGTACAGTGA